In Micromonospora inyonensis, the genomic window ATCCTGCTCATCGGCATCCTGTTCGGGCTGGCCATGGACTACGAGGTCTTCCTGGTCTCCAGGATGCGGGAGGACTTCGTACACGGGGACACCGCCGCCCAGGCCACCATCAACGGAATGGGCCACGGGGCCCGCGTGGTCACCGCCGCCGCCCTGATCATGATCTCGGTCTTCGGGGGCTTCGTCTTCCTCGACGACCCGGTGATCAAGTCGATGGGCTTCGCACTCGCCGTCGGTGTCGCCATCGACGCCTTCGTGGTGCGGATGACCATCGTCCCGGCGGTGATGTCGCTCCTCGGCGACACGGCGTGGTGGTTGCCCCGCTGGTTCCAGCGGACCCTGCCGAACGTCGACATCGAGGGCGAGGGGCTCCGCGCCCATCTCGACGAGAAGGTCACGGCCGGCGCCCGCTGACCTTCCAGCCGCCACCTCACCCCGCCCTGACACCGGGCCGGGGTGAGGTGGATGCAGGGGCCCCCTGCAGTACAAAAAGCGGTAACAGGGGTCCCCTGCATCCACCCCGACCGGCCGCCGGCCCGGGACGACTCAGGTGCCGGCCGGGTACGTTTCCAGTTCGCCCGGGGTGGTCAGGGCCGGCAGCGGGTGCAGGGCGCTGGTCTCGTCGCACCAGACGAAGGCGTCGTAGCGCTCGCCCAGCCGGGTGGGCACGTAGTTGGACCGCGACTCCAGGGACGGGTCGTAGACCACCCCGATCGCCCGGTGGTCGACGGTGTCGGTGACCCAGTCCGGCTGGTCCGCACCGTCGAAGACCAGCACCGCCCGCTCCGGCAGCAGCTCGTGCAGCCGGTGTTCCAGCGAGCCCGGGCGAGCCGGCGGGGCGGTCATCGTCTCGGCCGCCGATCCCCAGCGCGGCGCGGCCACCAGGCCGCCCCGGTAGCTGCCGAACCCGACCAGCACCACCGCCGCGTCACCGTGCCGTTCGCGGGCGAGTTGCCCGAGGTTGACCAGGCCGGCGCGGGCCATGTCGGTGGCCCGGGCGTCGCCGACATGGGTGTTGTGCGCCCAGACCACACCGCGGGAGCCGGGTCCGTACCGGTCCAGCAGGCGGTCCAGGGTGTCCGCCATGTGGATGTCGCGGACGTTCCAGGACTCCTCCCCACCGGCCACCATGACCCGGTAGTACCGCTCCGCGCCCGCCACCACCTCGGCGTTCTGCCAGGCCGAGAAGCGGTCCGCGCCGTCGGCGGTGGCCTGTTCCCGGGTACGCGCCAACAGGCGCACCACCTCCTCCTCGCAGCGCGCCGAGACGAACCGGCTGGCCAGCCCGTACTCCTCGGGTCGTTTGCCGTACGGCTCGAAGCAGCGGTACGCCTCCTGCGCGGCCTCCAACGACGCCGGGTCCTCCTCGCCCAGATAGTCGAAGATGGCCTGCATCGACTCCCAGAGGCTGTAGACGTCCAGACCGTGGAAGCCGGCGCGGCCCGCCTGCCCCCGGTCCACGTTCCACGCGCGCAGCCAACGGCAGAAGCGGGCCACCTCGGCGTTCGCCCACATCCAGGTCGGCCAGCGCTCGAAGCGTTCCAGTGCGACCAGGGGGTCGGCAGCAGCGCGCGGGGCGGCGGTGACCGAGCGGTGCACCCGGTCGCAGTCCGGCCAGTCCCCCTCCACCGCCACGAAGGAGAAACCGCACTCCGCGATCAGGCGGCGGGTGAGCTGCTCCCGTAGCCGGTAGTAGTCGTAGGTGCCGTGCGTCGCCTCGCCGAGCATGACGATCCGGGCGTCGGCGACACGCGCCAGCAACGGGTCGAAGTCGCTCGGTGCGCCGAGCCGCTGGACCAGCATGTCCGCGGCTACCCGAGGCGGGTCGGCGCAAACCCGGGGTGTGCGCCGACCGCCAGCGGGTAGCCGGCGTCCATGACGGTCACCGACGGGCAGTGGTGGGAGTACCTGACCGGACTGGACTACCCGGTTTCCCGGGAGGACCTGGTCCGTCGGGCCCAGGAGGTCGGCGCGGGCACCGAACTGCTCCAGGCCCTCCGGGCGTTGCCGGTCGGGGAGTTCGCCTCGGCCGACGAGCTGACCGACGCACTGGCCACCCTCGCCTGACCGCCGGAACGCCGGAACGCCGGAACGTCGGTGCCGGTCAGCCCCGTCGGGCGTGCAGGCGCCGGTCAGGCCCGTCGGGCGTGCAGCAGCCGGAACAGCACCAGCCACTGCTCCGGCCAGACCGCGCCGACCGGGGTCGCCGGGTCGAGCCGGACCGCGCGCAGCGCCGCGTCGACCCGGGGCCTCGGGTGCGCCGCCCGAAGCGAGGCCGCGAGCGAGCCGCCGACCCCGCCGAAACCCAGCTCCACCATCCTCCGGTACGCCGGCAGCGCCACCGTCGGCAGCAGCGGCTCCGGCCGTCGTCCCAGGCGCAGGATCCCGGCGTCGACCCGGGGCACCGGGCGGAACGCCGTCCGGGGCACCCGACCGGCCAGCCGCCAGGAGAACTCGGGCCAGGTCGAGACGGTCAGCCGGGTCCACCTGCCGTAGTTCCCGCTGCGTTTACGGGCGTATTCGAGCTGGGTGAGCAGGGTCGCGGAGCGCAGCCCCGGCGCGGCGAGGCACCAGCGCACCACGGCGGCCGTCAGCGACCAGGGGATGTTGCCGACCACGGCGAACGGCTCCTCCGGCGGTGCCACCGTGAGGAAGTCCACCGGCCGGTGGTCGACCCCGGGCAGCGCCGCGCAGACCGCAGCCAGGTCGGCGGTGACGGTCGGGTCGACCTCGTACGCGACGAGTCGCCGGCAGTGGGCGGCCAGCGGCCGGGTCAGCTGACCCCGACCGGCACCCACCTCCAGCAGCAGGTCGTCCGGGTCGGGGCGGGCTGCCCGGACGAACCGCGCGACGGCGGCCGGGTCGGTGAGGGAGTTCTGGGACAGTACGCGACGGGAGCGGTCGCGTGCGGTGGTACGAGTTCGGCGGGGCGCCACGGGTTCGTCCTGTCTGCCGCCGGACGGCGGCGATGCGGACAGGCAGCGCGGAGCGGGACCTGTCCGGGCGGATCGGGACTCGGACGACCCTGGGCAACGGCGGAACACGCGACACCAGCCCCACCCGCTGAGGTGCATGCAGGGGACCCCTGTTACCGCTTTTTGTCGTGCAGGGGTCCCCTGCTACCAACCCACCCCGCACGGCGGCAGGGTGTGACGGTGGGAGACGACCGCACTGCGGTGCCACCGCGCGGCCTGCGCGTACGCGGCCGTGCGGTTCAGGACCGCGTCAACTCGGACGTGGAGCGGTCAGGCGTGGCGGGCGTACCGGCCGGCCAGGGCCGGACGCCGGACTCGCGGGCGGGCCGTCAGGAGCTGGCCCCACGCGGCCGGCATCGCGGCCACGTCGATCAGGGCATGCGTGATCATGCCCGCACCGTAGCCCCCGCCCTGTCCCCTCCGCCTTCCCTTTTTCGTCCCCGCGCAGCCGTCCGAAGGTCGCGCCGGGTGCAGGGGACGGGTCCGTTCACCCTGCCGGACTACTGAATAGGCGAGCAGCCCGGCCGATGGGTCGCCGTGACGCGGGTGGGTGGCCCCGGGCGTCAGGAGAGGACGATGGTCCGCGAGGTGGCACGGGACTGTTCGGCGGCGGCGAGGACGGCGACCACCTCGCGGCCGAAGCGGACGTCGCAGTGGTGGTCCCGGGTACCCGCGTCGATCTCCTCGACCAGTTGGTCGACGGCGATGCCGAAGGCGGCGACCGGGCGGCCGTCCCCGGGCGGCAGGACCGCGACGCCGTTCTCACCGAAGAAGACCACGTCCCGGGTCACCGCCTCCGGCGGTGCGTCCAGGGTCAACGACATCGCGCTGGTGGCCCCGCCGTCATGGGTGAGCAGCAGGTGCACCAGCCCACGCGGCCCGTCCGTGGTGGTCACCCGGGTCACCCGGCCGAGCACCGGCAGGATCTGGGAGAGCGCGTGCGGGCCGATGTCCCAGAGTGCGCCGTGCTCCCGCCGCCAGGCCGAGTCCGCGTACGGCGTCTCCGGCTCGAAGATCGAGGAGAACAGGGTGGCCCGCGCGTGGTGCCAGCCGCCTGCGGCGGCGGTCGCGCCGAGGAAGCCCACCACGTTCGGGTGGAAACGTTGGGTGAAGAAGACGATCGAGGCGACGCCGGACTGCTCGGCGGCGGCGACCACCCGGTCGGCGTCGGCCAGGTCCAGCGCCAACGGCTTGTCCAGCAGCAGGTGCCGGCCGGCGGTGGCGGCGCGGACCGCGATCTCCGCCTGCACGTCCGGCGGTAGGGCCACGGCGACCGCGTCCACCGCGTCGATCAGCGCGTCCACCTCGTCGTACGTGGGCACGCCGTGCCGCCGCGCCAGCGCGGCGGCCTTCTCCGGGGTACGCCCCCACACCCCGGCCAGCTCGGCGCGTGGATGCGCGGACAGTGCCGCCGCGTGCGTCTCCGCCGCCCAGTGACCGGTGCCGAACAGCCCGAACCTCAGCAACCCGCACCCCCATCGCTCGTGCGTCCCGACCGGTGGTCCGGCCCGCGCCCTACGCTAGTGCGCCCGTCAGGCGGACGCAGCCGAGCCGCAGGGTGCCCCGAAGGCGACCGGAACCCTGAGTACGCTGTCCCGGTGACCGAGGTAGCGACGGGGTGGCCCCGATGACCAGTGCCGCCGCAGCCGGCTCACCCGTGGACGGGGTCCTCGCGACCGTCACGATCGTGCTGTCGCTCGTACTCGCGGCGTGGAGCCTGGTGACGGCGGCCCGCAACCGGCCACCGGACCGCACCCACCTGCTCGGCCTGGCCGTGCTGGAGATCGCGCTGCTGGCGCTGACCGTGGTCGCCCTGGTGGCGCTCGGCGGGGGCGACCGGCCGGGCGAGCCGGGCGCGTTCGCCGGCTACCTCGTGACGCTGGTCTTCCTGCCGCCGCTGGCGGGCGTGCTGGCCAGGATGGAGCCCACCCGCTGGGGCGCGGCGATCATCGGCGTGGTCTGCCTGGTGCTCCCGGTGGTGGTGGTCCGGCTCCAGCAGACCTGGGCGGTCGTCGGTGGCTGACCGACCGGAGAAACCACCAGCGGCGGACCGACCGGCAGCCCCGTCGGCGGTGACGTCCGCCCGGACGCCGGAACGTGCCACCAGCCGGGGGCCGGGACGGCTGCTGATCGCCGTCTACCTGCTCTTCGCCATCGCGGCGACCTCGCGGGCCGGACTCCAGATCCTCACGAGGTTCGACGAGGCCCCGCTGGCGTACCTGCTCTCCGCGCTGGCCGCGGTCATCTACATCGTGGCGACCGTCGGGTTGGCCCGGGGCGGGCGCGCCGGTCGCCGCACCGCCCTGGCCTGCTGCACGATCGAACTGGTCGGGGTGCTCGGGGTGGGCGCGCTCAGCCTGGTCGACCCGGCACTCTTCCCGGACGACACGGTCTGGTCCGGGTTCGGCAGCGGCTACGGCTACGTCCCGCTGGTGCTGCCGGTGCTCGGCCTGCTCTGGCTCCACCGCACCCGGCACGAGCGGACCTGACCCACGCCTGACTCCCCGCCCGAGCGGCGGCTGCGGGCAGGGAGTCAGCGGGACACGGATCAGTCGCGGGGGCCACCGGCGACGTAGACGACCTGACCGGAGACGAAGCCGGCCCCCTCACTGACCAGGAACGAGATGGTGTGCGCCACGTCCTCCGGCCGACCGACCCGGCGGACCGGGATCTCGGCGGTGGCGTGCTTCTGGAGGTCCTCGAAGTCCACCTTCATCCGGGCGGCCGTCGCCGCGGTCATGTCGGTGACGATGAAGCCGGGCGCGACCGCGTTGACCGTCACCCCGAACGGACCCAGTTCGATCGCCAACGTCTTGGTGAAACCCTGGAGACCTGCCTTGGCGGCGGCGTAGTTCGCCTGCCCCCGGTTGCCCAGCGCCGAGGTGCTGGAGAGGTTGACGATGCGCCCCCACTTCTGGTCGACCATGTGTTTCTGGGCGGCCTGGCTGAACAGGAACGCGCCGCGCAGGTGCACCCCCATGACCGTGTCCCAGTCGGCATCGGTCATCTTGAACAACAGGTTGTCGCGGAGCACCCCGGCGTTGTTGACCAGGACGGTCGGCGCGCCCAACTCGGCGGCGACCCGCTCCACCGCCGCCGCCACCTGACTCCGGTCGGACACGTCCGCGCCGACGCCGAGTGCCCGGCCGCCGGCCGCGCCGATCGCCTCGACGGTCTCCTTCGTGGCGGACTCCTCGATGTCGACCACGGCGACCGCCAGGCCGTCGGCGGCCAACCGGCGGGCGGTGGCCGCGCCGATCCCCCGCGCGCCTCCCGTGACGATCGCGACCCGTTGCCCCTCGGCCATACCTACCTCCCAGTAACAAGGCGACCTCCGCACCCTACCCCTCGTGACCACACCACGCGGACCCCTGCGCGGGAAGCGCGGTGCGGTCGCGCGGGAGGGTGGCGACGCCGCTCGGGCTGAGGTGGTAGCAGGGGTCCCCTGCTACACAGAATGCGGTAACAAGGGGCCCCTGCAACGCGGGAAGAGCAGGCGCGCGGACCGCGCGGGAGAGGCAGGCGCGCGGACCGACGGGAAGAGCAGGCGCACGGACCGCGCGGGAAGCAGGATCCGCAGCGGCGGTACGGGGTCAGGAGGACCAGGCGCGACGCAGCCGGATCCAGCGGTAGCCGTAGCCGGCGATCCGCAGCGCGTCGAGCTTGCCGGTCCCCCCGTAGTCCCGGTCGGTGAGCACGTCGACCGGGAGGTCGGCCTCGGGTTCCAGCATGCTGAGGTCCACCGTCGCGTCCCGCGTACCCAGGTTGTGCAGGAAGAGCATGGTGCCGGTCACGCCGTCGGCCCGGTGGGCGAGCACGCCGGGCGGCATCGGCACGTCGATGTGGGTGGTGGAACCGGAGCCGGTCTCGGGGGCCTCACGCAGCGTCCGGATCATGCGCTCGAACCAGGCCAGCAGCGAGTTGCGGTCCCGGCGCTGCTCGGTGACGTTGACCTTCTCGTAGCCGAACTCCCCCTTGTCGATCACCGGGCGGACCAGCTTCTCCGGGTCCGCCGTGGAGAAGCCGGCGTTCGGCTGGTACGACCACTGCATCGGGGTACGGATCGCCTGCCGGCCGGGCAGGGAGAGGTCCTCGCCCATCCCGATCTCCTCGCCGTAGCGGAGCACCGGCGTGCCGCGCAGGGAGAACTGGAGGGCGTACGCCAGCTCGATGCGGCGACGGTCGTTGCCGAGCATCGGGGCGAAGCGGCGGCGGATGCCCCGGTCGTAGATGCGCATCTCCTTGTCCGGGCCGAACTGCGCGTACACCTGCTCACGCTGCTCGGCGGTGAGCCGGGAGAGGTCGATCTCGTCGTGGTTGCGCAGGAAGGTGGCCCACTGCGCGCCGTGCGGCAGGGCCGGGGTGTCCCGCAGCGCGTCGATCACCGGTTCCGGGTCCTGGCGGGCCAGGGCGAGCATCAGCCGCCCGTTGAGCATGAAGTCGAAGAGCATGTGCACCCGGTTGGCCGAGCCTGCACCGTCCCCGAAGAACTGCGGCAGCTCGTCCGGCTCCACGTTGGCCTCGGCGAGCAGGACCGCGTCGCCCCGCCGCCACTGCACGTGCTGGCGCAACTCCGTGAGGAACTCGAAGTCCTTCGGCGAGTTGGCGTTCCCCGGTTCGGTCAGCTCGATGATGAACGGCACGGCGTCCATCCGGAACCCGGAGACACCGAGTTGGAGCCAGAACGACATGATCTTCTTGACCTCGTTCCGGACCTCCGGGTTGGCCATGTTGAGATCCGGTTGGTACTTGTAGAACCGGTGGTAGAACCAGGCCTTCGCGGTCCGGTCGTAGGACCAGGTCTCGTGCTGTTCGCCCGGGAAGACCATGCCCTGGAAGCGGTCCGCCGGCTCCTGCTCGGACCAGACGTACCAGTCCCGGTACGGCGAGTCCGGCGACGACCGGGCCGACTGGAACCAGGGGTGCTCGTCCGAGGTGTGGTTCACCACCAGGTCGATGATCACCCGGATGCCCCGGTTCGCCGCCTGGTGCAGCAGTTCGGCGAAGTCGCCCAGGGTGCCGAAGCGCGGATCGACGTTGTAGAAGTCGGTGACGTCGTAGCCGTCGTCCTTGTTCGGCGACGGGTGGATCGGGTGCAGCCAGAGGCAGGTCACCCCCAGCCGGGCCAGGTAGTCGAGCCGACCGATGAGGCCCCGGATGTCACCGACCCCGTCGCCGTCGGAGTCCGCGTACGTGTCGATGTCGAGGCAGTAGACGACGGCCTCGGAGTACCACCTGTCACCCATGCCGTCGTACCTTCTCCCGTCGACCACCACGGCAAACACGAGCACACCTCGGCCGGGCGGGTAGCCTGGCGGGCGTGGAGCGTGAGGACGGGCCGCAGCCGGTGGACTGGGCCGAGGGAAGCTGGCTGCGCCCGCCGGTACGGGTCGAGGCGGCCCCGGACGGTGGACTCCTCGTCGAACCCGCCGCCGGCAGCGACCTGTGGCGGCACACCAGCTACGGATTCGTGCACGACGACGCCCCGGCCCTGCTCGCGCCGTTCCCCACCGGCAGCGCGGTCGAGGTGAGCTTCCGGCTCGACTACACCGAGCAGTTCGACCAGGCCGGCGTGCTGGTCCGGGTGGACGAGGAGCACTGGACCAAGGCCGGCGTCGAGGTCTCCGACGGGCATCCTCAGCTCGGCGCGGTGGTCACCCGGGGCGTCTCGGACTGGTCGGTCGCACCGGTGCCGGAGTGGGTCGGCCGGGAGGTGACGGTGCGGGCGAGTCGGGCCGGCGACGCGCTGACCGTCCGCGCCCGGGTGGCCGGGCAGCCGTGGCGGCTGGTCCGCCTGGCCCCGCTGGCTCCGACGGCGGCGGCCACCGCCGGCCCGTTCTGCTGTTCACCGACGCGGGGCGGGCTCACCGTACGCTTCACCGGCTGGCGTCGCGGCCCGGCCGACGCCGCCCTGCACGACTGAGCCGACGGCCGCTGCGGACGGTCCCACCGCCCCGTGGTGCCGGCTGCTGGTCCGGGGCTGCCGGTGGCGGGCGACACGAACAGGTGTGGCCGGCGCCCTACCGGGTAGGACCATCGGATCGATGGACTCCCGGCGGAAGGATACCCATGGCACTCGCCGACAACGTCGACCCGGCTCAACTCGGCGGGCTGACCGGCTGGGTGGCCGGCGTCATCGAGGCGATGGGCGCACCCGGGGTGGCCCTGCTCGTCGCCCTGGAGAGCATCATCCCGCCGATTCCCAGCGAGATCGTCCTGGCGCTGGCCGGCTACCTGGCCGGCGAGGGCCGGTTCAACGTGGTGGTGGTCTGGCTGGCCGCCACCGTCGGTTCCCTGGTCGGCGCGCTCGTCCTCTACTGGGTCGGCGCGGTGCTGGGCGAGGACCGGCTCAAGCGCTGGCTGGACCGGCTCCCCCTGGTGGACCGCGACGACCTGGAACGCGCCGACCGCTGGTTCGAGCGGCACGGCCGCTGGGCGGTGCTGTTCGGCCGGATGGCACCGGTGGTGCGCAGCCTGGTGTCGATCCCGGCCGGCGCGAACCGGATGCCGCTGATGGAGTTCAGCCTGCTGACCACGCTGGGCAGCGGGATCTGGAACGCGATCTTCGTCGGGCTCGGGTACGCCCTCGGTTCGCGCTGGCAGCAGATCGACAAGTACAGCTCCTGGTTCGACTACGGCATCCTCGCCGTCTTCGCCTTCCTGATCGCCAGCTGGGCGGTGAAGAAGGCGCGTCGCCGCCGGGCGCGGCGCGACCGGCAGTCGGTGACCGCCGGCCGCTGACCGCGCCCGCGACGTCGGCTCAGGGCAGCGTCGCCAGGTGCGGCTTCACCGTACGGGCGAAGCCGTTGCCGTTGCTGACGTCCCAGTTGATCGACCACGTCATCGCGCCGCGCAGGCCCGGGTAGGTGCGCGGCGGCCGGAAGCTGCCGCAGTTGGTGCCCTTCGCCCGGCAGTCCATCGCGGCGTTGACCACACTGGGCGGGACGCTCCCGCCGCCGGCCGCGCCCGGACCGGCGGGCAGCCCGAGCGCCACCTGGTCGGGGCGGAGCCCGGCCTCCAACTGGATGCAGGCGAGCGCGACGATGAAGTTCACCGTGCCCTGCGGGTACGCGGCGTTCTGGTCGCAGCCGAGCATCGCCCCGGAGTTGTAGTACTGGGTGTGCACGACGGTGAGGATGTCCCGGATGTCCAGGGCGAGCTTGAAGTAGCTGCCCGCCGGGGACTGCATGTCGATGGTCTGCGGGGCCATGGTGATGATCAGGTTCGCGCCGACCTTCGCCCGCAGCGAGCGCAGCGCCTGCCCCATGTAGGTCGGGTTCAGGCCGTTCTCCAGGTCGATGTCGACCCCGTCGAAGCCGTACCGCCCGATGAGCGCGTGCACGCTGTCGGCGAAGGCGCTGGCGCTGGCCGCGTCGTTGACCGCCACCCGGCCGGTCTCGCCGCCGACCGAGATGATCACCTTCTTGCCCCGCGAGCGGAGGGTCTGCACGTCCGCCCGGAAGTCGGCGTCGGTGTATCCGCCAAGGGCCGCCGACAGGCCCGGATCAACGGCGAAGGTGACCGCGCCGGGGGTGGCCGTCGCCTCGGCGAAGGCGACCGCGACCACGTCGTACTCGCTCGGCACGTCGCGCAGCGGCAGCTCGACGGCCGGGTTGTCGAAGTTGTGCCAGTAGCCGGTGAGCACGTGCTTGGCCAGGCCGGAGGTGGGTGGCGGGGTCGTCGGGGGCGGGGTGGTGGGCGGCGGGGTCGTCGGCGGCGGTGTGGTGGTGGTGGGCGGCGGTGTGGTCGGGGTGGTGCCGCCGCAGGGCGCGCCGTTGAGGGTGCAGTTGCCCGGTGCGCCGGAACCGGTGGCGACGAAGCCGAAGGACACCGACGCGCCCGGGGCGATACTGCCGTTCCAGGAGCGGTTGGTGAAGGTGTACCGCTGGCCGGATGAGGTGAGCAGGGCGTCCCAGTAGGTGCCGACGCTGGTGCCGGTCGGCAGGTCGAAGGTGAGGCTCCAGCCGTTGACGGTGCTGCCGCCACCGTTGGTGATGGTGTACTTCCCCTCCCAGCCGGTGCCCCCGTCGGCGGTCTTCGCGAAGGTCGCGCTGGCTCCGGCGGCGAACGCGGGCATCGCCACCCAGGCCGCGCCGAGGGTCGCCACCGTGCGGCGACCAGGGAGAGGACAAGAAATCGGGAACGCTTCATACGACCCTCCAGGCCCGAGCGGGCATCCATGGATGTCAACAGGTCGGTTAATTATGAAGAAAGTTAACTGTTTATGTCCAGGGTGGGGGGCGAGGTCGGTCGGCCACGACGCAGCACGGTGTGCTCCAGTGCGGTGAAGGCGGTGGTGGTGACCAGGTAGAGCACGCCCGCCAGCGGCACCACCAGCGCGACCGGCAGCGTCGCGTACGGCAGCAGCGGCAGGATCCGACCGACGGTCGCTCCCACGTCACCGGCCACTCCACCGACCGCCGCCGGCCCGCCCGACGGGAGCGGCCCGCCGGACGACGCCGATCCGCCGGACGACGCCGATCCGCCGGACGACGCCGATCCGCCGGACGACGCCGGTGCGGTGGCCATGGTCCGTCGCATCCGGCGCGACGCCAGCCAGGCCAGGGCCAGCAGCGCCGCCAGGAGTACGCCCCAGACCGGTCCCGCTGCTCCGGCAAGGCCGTCGCCCAGCTCGTGCCCCAGCGGCACCCCGGCCAGCCGCCCGGTCAGCGGCGACTGGTCGCCGGCGGTGAAGAGGCGGTACATGACCAGGAAGAACGGTGCCTGGAGCAGGGCCGGCAGGCAGCCCGCCAGCGGGCTCGCCCCGGCGGAGCGGTACAGGTCGAGCAGTTCCCGCTGCAACCTGGCCGGGTCGTCGGCGTACCGGCGACTCAGCTCGCCGACCTGTGGGGCGAGAGCGGCACGACGGCGCTCCCCACGGACCTGGGCGACGGTGAGCGGTGCGATCAACAGCCGGACCGCGACGGTGAACCCGACGATGGCGACGGCGGTGGCCGCCCCGCCGGACAGTGGCGCGAGCACGGTGGCGAGCGCGGAGACGGCGTGGGACGCGACGCCGACAGCGGCGTCGAGTGGCGCGAAGGCGAGCATGGACGTACCCCTCGGTGCGATTCCGGTCGGATGTCCTCGACGGACGGGTGACGGGCGGAATCGACCGCGTGCGCGGAGCCGACGGTGCGGACCGGCGGACCCGCAGGTGCGGGCCGATCGGTCGACGGACGGCGGGTGGAGGTGCCGGCGGGACCCGGCGACGCGTCACGCGGTCGCGGGGCGTCCCCCCGGCGCGCGGGGGCGGGGTCGGCCCGGCGCGTCCGGGTCGAGCTGCCGGGGCACCCGACGGCGGCGGGCCCGTTCACGCAGGGACCGGGCCCGGCGGACGGCCTGCGGCCCGGCCGCGCCGACCACCGTGACCAGGACGGCCACCGTCGTGGCGAGCAGCAGCGCGACGCCGACCGCCGCACCGGCGAGCAGCTCGACCGGGCGGTCGGCGAGCACCACGACCTGGCCGAGCGCGGACGCCCAGACCCAGATCGCCAACGACAGCGGAGCCGGCACGTGCCCAGCCTAGGACCCGCTGTCACGTTCCCGACCTCGGCGAACCGGACCCGACACGCCGGGACAACGTTTTCCCGCCGCGTACGGCTGGGTAGCCCTGAGAGCCCAGCACCCGCGGGCGACGCGGGCCGGAAAGAAGGTGGTGAAGGCCGTGACCGGCCAGGTGGCGAAGCAGGACGTGACGAGCACGCCGGACGGACCCGATCTCCTCACCGTCGGCGTCGAGGAGGAGTTCCTTCTCGTCGACCCGCACACCGGCGTGGCCGTGCCCGCCGTCGACCTGGTGATGGAGCAGGTGCCCCCCGAGCTGGGCGGCCAGGTCGAGCGGGAGTTCCAGACCAGTCAGATCGAGATCGGCAGCCCACCCGGGCTGGACCTCGGGGCGATCCGGCACTCCCTCGGATTGCTGCGCGCCGGGCTCGCCGACGCCGCCGAGCGGGCCGGCGTCCGACTGCTCGCCATCGGCACCGGCCCGGTCGAGGGGCCGGTGCCGCCGGTGGTGGACAAGCCGCGTTTCGACCGGATGGTCGAGCGGTTCCGACTGCTCGCACCCGGTCCGGGCAACAACGGCGTGCACGTGCACGTCGGAATCCCCGACCCGGACACCGGTGTGCGGGTGCTCAACCACGTCCGGCCCTGGCTGCCGGTCCTGCACGCGCTCACCACCAACTCTCCCTTCTCCGCCGGGGAGGACACCGGGTACGCGAGCTGGCGCTCGGTCGAGTGGGAACACTGGCCGTCGGTGGCCCCGACCCCCTGGCTCGACTCGCACGCGCACTACCAGCGGCTGATCCGGCAGCTCATCGACAGCGGCGTGATGCTGGACGAGGGGATGCTCTACTGGTACGCCCGGCTGTCCGCGAAGTACCCGACCGTGGAGATCCGCATCGGCGACGTCTGCCCGTCGCTGGACGACACGATCCTGGTGGCCGCGCTGGTCCGCGCCCTGGTCGGCACCGCGCTGGCCGACATCGCCGCCGACCGTCCGGCGCCCCGGGTCGACCACCACCTGCTGGTCGCGGCGCACTGGCGGGCCGCCCACGACGGACTGACCGGCAAAGCGGTCGACCCGCACACCGGCGAGGTGGGGCCGGCGTGGGACCTGCTGGACCGCCTGGTCGAGCGGGTCCGTCCCGAACTGGTCCGGCACGGCGACGCCGACCG contains:
- a CDS encoding DUF6412 domain-containing protein is translated as MPAPLSLAIWVWASALGQVVVLADRPVELLAGAAVGVALLLATTVAVLVTVVGAAGPQAVRRARSLRERARRRRVPRQLDPDAPGRPRPRAPGGRPATA
- a CDS encoding carboxylate-amine ligase; translated protein: MTGQVAKQDVTSTPDGPDLLTVGVEEEFLLVDPHTGVAVPAVDLVMEQVPPELGGQVEREFQTSQIEIGSPPGLDLGAIRHSLGLLRAGLADAAERAGVRLLAIGTGPVEGPVPPVVDKPRFDRMVERFRLLAPGPGNNGVHVHVGIPDPDTGVRVLNHVRPWLPVLHALTTNSPFSAGEDTGYASWRSVEWEHWPSVAPTPWLDSHAHYQRLIRQLIDSGVMLDEGMLYWYARLSAKYPTVEIRIGDVCPSLDDTILVAALVRALVGTALADIAADRPAPRVDHHLLVAAHWRAAHDGLTGKAVDPHTGEVGPAWDLLDRLVERVRPELVRHGDADRVDDLLAGVRRHGTGAERQRAVYARTGRLVDVVEDVARQTRGGSPTVTD
- a CDS encoding DedA family protein: MALADNVDPAQLGGLTGWVAGVIEAMGAPGVALLVALESIIPPIPSEIVLALAGYLAGEGRFNVVVVWLAATVGSLVGALVLYWVGAVLGEDRLKRWLDRLPLVDRDDLERADRWFERHGRWAVLFGRMAPVVRSLVSIPAGANRMPLMEFSLLTTLGSGIWNAIFVGLGYALGSRWQQIDKYSSWFDYGILAVFAFLIASWAVKKARRRRARRDRQSVTAGR
- a CDS encoding YidC/Oxa1 family membrane protein insertase, coding for MLAFAPLDAAVGVASHAVSALATVLAPLSGGAATAVAIVGFTVAVRLLIAPLTVAQVRGERRRAALAPQVGELSRRYADDPARLQRELLDLYRSAGASPLAGCLPALLQAPFFLVMYRLFTAGDQSPLTGRLAGVPLGHELGDGLAGAAGPVWGVLLAALLALAWLASRRMRRTMATAPASSGGSASSGGSASSGGSASSGGPLPSGGPAAVGGVAGDVGATVGRILPLLPYATLPVALVVPLAGVLYLVTTTAFTALEHTVLRRGRPTSPPTLDINS